Below is a window of Geomonas oryzisoli DNA.
TCGATGTTGCCCAATAGCGGCACATCCCTTACAATGATCCCTCATCACAAACGGGGGAGAGCATGCCATTGATACCTGGAAAAAGCTTGGAGAACCTCAACGCACCATTTAGTGCATGCAACCTTGCTTGTGCGATTAATGGTCGTTTTAAGAATCTTAACGTGGAATCTCTGCCGATACCGGTGCGACACGAGGTGCGCGACCCGCCTGAGTTTCCTGAGTGATGGGTGCCAAAGTGTATACGTCTTGTCGGCGCTGCCCGCCTTGCCTTTTGCGCGCCGCCTGCTTCATAATGCACCGGTAACTCTCATTGGAGGAGCTATCGATGCCGAACAAGATGAAGCTTTCCGACGCGGATCTCCTCGCACTCTTCCACGCCGATCCCGACTTCCAGGCCAACTTCACCCCGCGCCACTACGCCAAAAAGACCCTGGTCTACTCCCCCTTCGAAGAGAAGAACCTCGTCTTCGTGGTGCGCAGCGGCCGGCTGCGCATCTACCTCGCCTACGAGGACAAGGAGTTCACCCTTGCCCTGCTGGAAAAGGGTGACGTTTTCAGCACCCATACCCCCGCCTTCGTGCAGGCCCTGGAGGGGACCGAGATCCTGGTCTGCAGCACCGCGACCTTCGGGCAGGCGCTCGCCCGCCGCCCCGAGCTCTCCCTCACCATGGTGAAGGTGCTCGGCGAGTTGCTGCAGAGCTCCATCCAGACTATCGAAGGGCTGGCCTTCAAGGACGTCCGCCTGCGCCTGGTCGATTTCCTGCTCGGTGCGGCGGCCGACCGTGGCCGGGTTACCACGGAGGGGACCGTGGTGCAGCTTGGGCTGGGGACCGAAGACATCGCCCTCCTGGTCGGCACCACGCGACAGACCATCTCGCAGATCATCAACGACTTCATCAAGGCCGGCCTGCTGGTGAAGATCGACCGCAAGACCCTCCTCATAAAGGATCTCGCTGCGTTCCAGGAGATGAAGGAAGTTTCCTGATCGAGGGGGACTGGCTCCGCCAGGTGCCTGTCCCCTTGGTGTGGGGAAGCGGGCTGAGCGGAAAATGGCGTTCCGCTAAAGGGGCAGGCACCTGACGGAGCCTGTCCCTTCTGCAGTCCCCTTCCCTCGGCAATCAAGCAGCGGTGATGTGGCAGCAAAGGCACTCAGTCCTGTACTGCCTAAAAAGCAAAATCCCCCCTGACCCCCCTTTGACAAGGGGGGGACGTTGGGCGTCACCTTTTCCATCAAACTTTCCATCAAACTTTCCCTCAAGCTTTCCCTCAAGCTTTCCCTAAAGCAGCACAACGCTGCGCCTGAGTCATTCCCGATCTAAGCAAAAAAATAACAACTGTCGGCTGCCCGACAGACCGGCGCCGGTTTTTCGCCTACATTGCCGACCATGCTGCAAGTTGTCTGCAATGGGGAGAAGACGATGCATATCCAGGAGAAGGGGAGTTCGCCGGAACCGGTACGGCTGTTCCGCATCAACACCGGGTCCTGTAACGGCTGCGACGTGGAACTGGCGGTGACTTCCGCGGTGACGGAATTCGACGTGGAGCAACTGGGCTGCCGCTACACGGAATCGGCTCAGGAGGCCGACGTTGTCCTCATTACCGGCCCAGTTACCGTCCGGGCACGGGACGAGGTGATGCGGCTCTGCGCGGAGACGCCGCGGGACAAGGTCACCGTCGCCGTCGGTGTCTGCCCGGTGTCGGGAGGCGTATTCCGTGACAGCTACGCGGTGGACGGTCCGCTCGAGCGCCACCTGTCGGTGGACGTGAACGTGCCGGGGTGCCCGCCGCGGCCCCAGGCATTGCTCGCGGGGATCCGGGAGGCGTTGGCGATACGTGAGGCCCGGCGCGCCGGGGCGGAGCCGTCCCGGACGCCGGATCAAGGCAAGCGGCCCGCAGCCGACAACTTCCCCGCCCGGGGGAGGCTTAGCTTCGACGCGAGCGCCTGCGTCGACTGCCGCATGTGCCGCCATGTCTGCGCCGCCGGTGCCATCCGCTTCGAGGAGGGAGACAGCGGCGTCCGCCTGACCCTCTGGCACAACAGCTGCGTCTTCTGCGGCCTGTGCTGCCACTACTGCCCCACCGGCGCCCTCTCCGTCACCGGGGAGTGGCGACTCGACCATCCCACCGCCGACGGGTTCCGCCAGGTTGAGCGGGGCGAGGTCCCTTACACACCCTGCTCCGGATGCGGCGAGTCCGTCATCCCGGTCCCCGCGCAGCTGCTGCACGCCGCCTTCCGCCGTCCCACCCCCGAAATCGAAAAGCTGAACACCCTCTGCCCGGCCTGCCGGCAGCTGATGAGCATAGGAGTGCCGAGACGATGACCGATTTGACGACGAACGTTGCCGCCGCGCTGGTCTGCGCGGCGGGTGAGCAAACCGAGGTGGCGTGGCGCCGGGACCGCAAGGGCGTCCTCACCGGCTGGTGCCGGCTTCCCTCCGGCGAAGCGCTGCTCCCGGCGGCCCGCGCCGTGGCGGAATTGAAGGGACGCCTGGCCATGGTGACCCCCTACCTCCCGGAACGGGCCAAGGAGAGGGGTGAGCGCGAGATCGCCTACCACTTTGACCTGGACGGCGCCACCCTCACCCTCACCGTGGTGCTGCCGCTGGATTGGGCGCGGGTCCCATCCCTGACGCCGATCTTCCGCAACTGCGACTGGCAGGAGCGGGAGCTGATGGAACTCTACGACGTCCAGGTGGTGGGACACCCCGACCCCAGGCGCCTGTTCCTCGATCACTCTCTGCCCCACGCCCCCTTCGAGCGCCTGGTCCCGTATTCCACCTTCACCAACGCGGCGACCAGCAAGGCCCTCTGGGACAAGGTGCTGGGCGAACGGGAGGACGCATGACCACGAAAATCATCGAACTGGGGCCGCACCAGCTGGCCCTCGAGGAGCCGATGTACTTCCGGGTGCAACTGGAAGGGGATCGGGTGGCCGATCTGGACGTGATGCCGGGGCAGGTGCATCGCGGCATGGAGCACCTGGTGATGCGCCGCAACCTGTACCAGAACATCACCCTCCTGGAGCGCCTCTGCTCGCTCTGTTCCAACAGTCACCCGAGCACCTTTTGCGCCGCGGTCGAGGAGGTGGCCGGCATCGCCATCCCCGAGCGGGCCGAGTATCTGCGCGCGGTGGCGGACGAGATCAAGCGCATCGCCTCGCATCTCTTCTGCTGCGCGGTGCAGGCCAACGCCATCGGTGAGATCCCGCTTTTCCGCCGGGTGATGGAGGTCCGCGAGATCATGCAACGCGCGAAGGAGGCGATCTACGGCAACCGGATGGACCTCGCCGCCAACGTGATCGGCGGGGTGCGTTACGATCTTGCGCCCGAGGGGATCGCATACCTCTACCAGGCCATGGAGGATATGAAAAAGCCGCTGGACGAGCTCTACCTGCAGTTCGCCAACAACCCGGTGCTCATGGCCCGGATGGCGTGGGTGGGGGTGCTGCCGCGCGAGGCGGCGGTCGAGTGCGCCGTGGTGGGGCCGGTGGCCCGCGCCTGTGGTATCGACTACGACGTGCGCAAGAAGAGCCCCTACGGCGCCTACGACCGGTTGGAGTTCGAGGTGGCAACGCAGACGGCGGGAGACGTCCGGGCGCGCAACCTGGTGCGGCTCACCGAGGCGCGCCAGTCGGTGTCGCTCATCGAGCAGTGCCTGGCGCAACTCCCGTCCGGACCGCTCTGCGCGGACAACCTCCCGGAAATCCCGGCGGGCGAGGCCATCGCCAAGTCGGAGGCGCCGCGCGGCGAGCTGATGTACTACCTCAGGACCGACGGCTCGGACTTCCCGGTGCGCCTGAAGTGGCGCGTCCCCTCGTACATGAACTGGGACGCGCTCAAGGTGATGCTGAAGGGGGAGCCGGTGGCCAATATCCCGCTTATCGTGAACAGCATCGACCCCTGCATCGCCTGCACGGACCGCTAGGAGGCGCCATGCACGAGATCACCCTGGTGACGGGGCTTTTCGAGATCATCAACGAGCAGGTGGCGGCCCAGGGGATCGAATCCATCTCCAAGGTGCGCCTGAAGGTGGGGGAGCTGGCGGCGGTGGAGCCGATGACCCTGGCGGCCTGCTTCGAGGTGGTGGCGGAGGGGACCGTGGCCGAAGGGGCGCAGCTCGAGATCGAGGAGGTGCCGCTTACCGGCCGCTGCCGCGCCTGCGGGGAGCGTTTCAGGATTGAAAACTTCAGCTTCATTTGCCCCTCCTGTCAGGGAGGGGACGTGGAGTTGGTTGGCGGGCGCGAACTACACCTGGAGAGCCTGGAAGCAACGATGAAATCCCGTTAGAAATGCGAGTCGGGCAACGAGCAAGCGCTCCTCCCCCCGGAAGGGGGAGGCTGGGAGGGGGGAAAGAAATGATGCGTTCCCCCTCCCTGACCCTCCCCCTCCGGGGGGCGGGGACGAATCGGCGACTGATTCCTCTCTCTCCCTCCAGGAGAGGGTGCCCGGGGGGCGAGGGGATGTGGACGGGTGGGTGGAAGACATGAGTAATCTGGACATGCAAAGGAGACCACAAATGAAGCGACAACGTGAAAATGCCATCGTATTTGCCGATCCCGAGCGCTGTCTCGGCTGCCACGGCTGCGAACTGGCCTGTGCCGTGGCCCATTCGGGGACGGGGCTGCACCAGGCGGCGCTCTCGGGGCTGACCCTGAGGCCGCGCAACAAGGTGGTGGCTGCGGGAGGCGTGATGATGCCGGTGCAGTGCCGCCAGTGCGAGGACGCGCCTTGCGCCGCGGCCTGCCCCACCGGCGCCATGCTGCAGGAGAGCGGCCAGGTCGGGGTACGCGAGAAGAACTGCGTCGGGTGCAAGGTCTGCGTCATGGTCTGCCCCTTCGGCGCAATCAGCGTGAAGCACGAGGGGAGCGATCCGGAGAGCTGCCGCACCAACGGCGGCGTGGCGCGCAAGTGCGACCTCTGCGCCGGCACCGGCCGCGGCCTCCCGGCCTGCGTCGAGGCATGCCCCACCAAGGCGCTCTCGCTGGTCGACCTGGAAGAGTACCGTCAGACCCTTATCGAGGCGCGGGCCGCCGAATTGGCCCAATCCCTCCAACATCTCAAATCAAGGAAGGCAAGGATATGACCATGAAGCTCACTACCGATCCGTCCGCGGCAACCCTGTTGCCCATCGCGAAAAAAGAAGGCGTCTCCACCGTCTGGGACCGCCACCGCGCCATGCAGCCCCAGTGCGGCTTCGGCCAGTTGGGCGTCTGCTGCCGTATCTGCTGGAAAGGGCCCTGCCGCATCGATCCGTTCGGCGACGGCCCCCAGCGCGGCATCTGCGGCGCCGACGCCGACACCATCGTGGCCAGGAACGTGATCCGCATGATCGCGGCCGGTGCCGCCGGACATTCAGAGCACGGCCGCCACGTGGCGCTTGCCCTGCAGGGTGTGGCGGAGGGGAGGCTCCCCGCATATCAGATTCGCGACGAGGCGAAGCTCCGCGCCGTCGCGGCGAAGCTCGACATCTGCACGGAAGGACAGGACATCCCGGCCATCGCCGCCGCGGTCGCCAAGGCGACCCTGGAAGACTTCCAGAATCAAGACCACGATGCCCCCTGCAACTGGATCGAGGCGAGCCTCACCAAGAAGCGCCTGGAGCGCCTGCAGGCCCTGCACGTGCTGCCGCACAACATCGACGCCGTTATCACCCAGATCATGGGGCGCACCCTGGTGGGGTGCGACGCGGACCCGGTCAACCTGATCCTGGGCGGCATCAAGGGCGCGCTGGCAGATTTCGACGGCATGTGCCTCGCCACCGAGCTCTCCGACGCCCTCTTCGGCACGCCGAGCCCGGTAATCACCGCCGCCAACCTCGGCGTCATCAAGCCCGACGCGGTCAACATCGCGGTGCACGGCCACAACCCGCTTCTGAGCGAGGTGGTCTGCGAGGTCGCCGGGCAGATGGACGAGGAGGCGAGGAAGGCGGGGGCCAAGGACGGCATCAACATCGTCGGCATCTGCTGCACCGGCAACGAGGTCATGGTGCGCCACGGCATCCCGCTGGCGGCGAACTACCTCTCGCAGGAACTGGCGCTTATTACCGGCGCGGTGGATGCCATGGTGGTCGACGTGCAGTGCATCATGCCCTCGGTGAGCGAGATCGGCGCCTGCTTCCACACCGCCGTGATCACCACCATGGCGGAGAACAAGATCCCGGGGGCGACGCACGTGGACTTCAAGGAGGAGACCGCCCTGGAGAGTGCGCGCCGCATCGTGGCTACCGCCATCGACGCCTACAAGCGCCGCGACCCGCGCCGGGTCAACATCCCGGACTTCAAGCAGACCGCCATCGTCGGCTTCGGCGTCGAGTCCGTGGTGGGTGCGCTGGCGACCCTGAATGCGGAAGATCCGCTCCAGCCGCTGATCGAGAACATCGCCAACGGCAACATCCGCGGCATCGCCCTGTTCGCAGGCTGCAACTCGACCCAGGTGGCGCAGGACAGCAGCTTCGTCACCATGGCCAAGAAGCTCGCCGCCAACAACGTGCTCATGCTCGCCACCGGCTGCGGCGCGGGCTCCTTCGCCAAGCACGGTCTGATGACCCAGGAGGCGACGCTGGAGTACGCGGGCGATTCGCTGAAGGCGGTGTTGACCGCCATCGGCACCTCGGCCGGTCTGAACGGGCCGCTGCCGCTGGTCTTGCACATGGGCTCCTGCGTGGACAACAGCCGCGCCGTGCAGGTGGCCGTTGCCGTCGCCGACAAGTTGGGCGTCGACCTCGACCAGCTGCCGCTGGTCGCCTCCGCGCCGGAGGCGATGTCGGAGAAGGCCGTGGCCATCGGCACCTGGAGCGTTGCGCTCGGCATCCCGACCCATCTGGGGACCATGCCGCAGGTGACCGGTTCCGCCAAGGTGACCGAGCTGCTGACCCAGACCGCCAAGGACCTGCTGGGCGGCTACTTCCTCGTCGAGCTCGACCCGAACCTCGCAGCCGACAAGCTCCTGGAGGTGATCGAGGAGCGCAGGAAGGGATTGGGGATTTAGGCCTGAGCGAGAGGGGAGCGGCAGAAGGGACAGGCTCCGTCAGGTGCCTGTC
It encodes the following:
- a CDS encoding Crp/Fnr family transcriptional regulator; protein product: MPNKMKLSDADLLALFHADPDFQANFTPRHYAKKTLVYSPFEEKNLVFVVRSGRLRIYLAYEDKEFTLALLEKGDVFSTHTPAFVQALEGTEILVCSTATFGQALARRPELSLTMVKVLGELLQSSIQTIEGLAFKDVRLRLVDFLLGAAADRGRVTTEGTVVQLGLGTEDIALLVGTTRQTISQIINDFIKAGLLVKIDRKTLLIKDLAAFQEMKEVS
- the hypA gene encoding hydrogenase maturation nickel metallochaperone HypA, whose amino-acid sequence is MHEITLVTGLFEIINEQVAAQGIESISKVRLKVGELAAVEPMTLAACFEVVAEGTVAEGAQLEIEEVPLTGRCRACGERFRIENFSFICPSCQGGDVELVGGRELHLESLEATMKSR
- a CDS encoding 4Fe-4S dicluster domain-containing protein; protein product: MKRQRENAIVFADPERCLGCHGCELACAVAHSGTGLHQAALSGLTLRPRNKVVAAGGVMMPVQCRQCEDAPCAAACPTGAMLQESGQVGVREKNCVGCKVCVMVCPFGAISVKHEGSDPESCRTNGGVARKCDLCAGTGRGLPACVEACPTKALSLVDLEEYRQTLIEARAAELAQSLQHLKSRKARI
- the cooS gene encoding anaerobic carbon-monoxide dehydrogenase catalytic subunit; translated protein: MTMKLTTDPSAATLLPIAKKEGVSTVWDRHRAMQPQCGFGQLGVCCRICWKGPCRIDPFGDGPQRGICGADADTIVARNVIRMIAAGAAGHSEHGRHVALALQGVAEGRLPAYQIRDEAKLRAVAAKLDICTEGQDIPAIAAAVAKATLEDFQNQDHDAPCNWIEASLTKKRLERLQALHVLPHNIDAVITQIMGRTLVGCDADPVNLILGGIKGALADFDGMCLATELSDALFGTPSPVITAANLGVIKPDAVNIAVHGHNPLLSEVVCEVAGQMDEEARKAGAKDGINIVGICCTGNEVMVRHGIPLAANYLSQELALITGAVDAMVVDVQCIMPSVSEIGACFHTAVITTMAENKIPGATHVDFKEETALESARRIVATAIDAYKRRDPRRVNIPDFKQTAIVGFGVESVVGALATLNAEDPLQPLIENIANGNIRGIALFAGCNSTQVAQDSSFVTMAKKLAANNVLMLATGCGAGSFAKHGLMTQEATLEYAGDSLKAVLTAIGTSAGLNGPLPLVLHMGSCVDNSRAVQVAVAVADKLGVDLDQLPLVASAPEAMSEKAVAIGTWSVALGIPTHLGTMPQVTGSAKVTELLTQTAKDLLGGYFLVELDPNLAADKLLEVIEERRKGLGI
- a CDS encoding hydrogenase large subunit, yielding MTTKIIELGPHQLALEEPMYFRVQLEGDRVADLDVMPGQVHRGMEHLVMRRNLYQNITLLERLCSLCSNSHPSTFCAAVEEVAGIAIPERAEYLRAVADEIKRIASHLFCCAVQANAIGEIPLFRRVMEVREIMQRAKEAIYGNRMDLAANVIGGVRYDLAPEGIAYLYQAMEDMKKPLDELYLQFANNPVLMARMAWVGVLPREAAVECAVVGPVARACGIDYDVRKKSPYGAYDRLEFEVATQTAGDVRARNLVRLTEARQSVSLIEQCLAQLPSGPLCADNLPEIPAGEAIAKSEAPRGELMYYLRTDGSDFPVRLKWRVPSYMNWDALKVMLKGEPVANIPLIVNSIDPCIACTDR
- a CDS encoding NADH-quinone oxidoreductase subunit C; the protein is MTDLTTNVAAALVCAAGEQTEVAWRRDRKGVLTGWCRLPSGEALLPAARAVAELKGRLAMVTPYLPERAKERGEREIAYHFDLDGATLTLTVVLPLDWARVPSLTPIFRNCDWQERELMELYDVQVVGHPDPRRLFLDHSLPHAPFERLVPYSTFTNAATSKALWDKVLGEREDA